Proteins encoded by one window of Sorex araneus isolate mSorAra2 chromosome 3, mSorAra2.pri, whole genome shotgun sequence:
- the GPR65 gene encoding psychosine receptor encodes MNSTCIEEQHDLDHYLFPIVYVFVVIVSVPANIGSLCVSFLQVKKENELGIYLFSLSLSDLLYALTLPLWIDYTWNKDNWTFSPALCKGNTFLMFMNFYSSTAFLTCIAVDRYLAVVYPLRFAFLRTRRFAFMVSLFLWILESIINGVILWEDETAIEYCGTKNLSYTLCYDKYPLEKWQIRFNLIRTCTGYAIPLIIILICNQKVYHAVQRNQATENSEKKKIIKLLVSITLTFVLCFTPFHVMLLVRSVLEHDMNIAQSMFDHNKRGKQTYKIYRITVALTSLNCVADPFLYCFVTETGRSDLWNIFKFCTGKLTKAKRQNKSTLSVSTRDTMELDILE; translated from the coding sequence atgaaTAGCACCTGCATTGAAGAGCAACATGACCTAGATCATTATTTGTTTCCAATCGTTTACGTCTTTGTAGTCATCGTCAGCGTGCCAGCCAATATTGGATCTCTCTGCGTGTCTTTTCTGCAAGTGAAGAAGGAAAATGAATTGGGAATTTACCTTTTCAGTTTATCCCTATCAGATCTGTTGTATGCATTAACTCTCCCTCTCTGGATTGACTATACTTGGAATAAAGACAACTGGACATTCTCTCCTGCCCTGTGCAAAGGGAACACTTTCTTAATGTTCATGAATTTCTACAGCAGCACGGCATTCCTCACCTGCATTGCTGTCGATCGGTATTTAGCAGTCGTCTACCCTCTGAGGTTTGCATTTCTGAGGACAAGAAGATTTGCATTCATGGTTAGTCTATTTCTCTGGATATTAGAATCCATCATCAATGGAGTCATTTTGTGGGAAGATGAAACAGCTATTGAGTACTGTGGCACCAAGAACCTTAGTTACACTTTATGCTATGACAAATACCCTTTGGAGAAATGGCAAATCAGGTTTAACTTGATCCGCACATGCACCGGCTATGCCATCCCTTTGATCATCATCCTGATTTGCAACCAGAAAGTCTACCACGCTGTGCAGCGTAATCAAGCCACGGAAAACAGTGAgaagaagaaaatcataaaacTCTTGGTTAGTATTACATTGACTTTTGTCTTGTGCTTCACTCCCTTTCATGTAATGTTGCTCGTCCGCAGTGTTTTAGAGCATGACATGAACATTGCTCAGTCTATGTTTGATCACAATAAACGCGGAAAGCAAACTTATAAGATATATAGAATCACCGTTGCATTAACAAGCTTAAATTGTGTCGCTGATCCCTTTCTGTACTGTTTTGTCACTGAAACGGGGAGATCTGACCTCtggaatatatttaaattttgtactGGAAAACTAACTAAggcaaaaaggcaaaacaaaagcaCACTTTCTGTGTCTACAAGAGATACTATGGAATTAGACATCCTGGAATAG